The Planococcus versutus genome contains a region encoding:
- a CDS encoding YneF family protein yields MNTWIWIVIVIVALLAGVALGFFIARRYMMKYLQDNPPINEEMLRIMMMQMGQKPSQKKINQMMSQMNKASTKPEKKIKK; encoded by the coding sequence ATGAATACATGGATCTGGATCGTAATCGTTATCGTGGCTTTACTCGCAGGTGTTGCACTTGGATTCTTTATCGCACGTCGATACATGATGAAATATTTGCAAGATAACCCACCAATCAATGAAGAAATGCTACGAATCATGATGATGCAAATGGGACAAAAACCGTCTCAAAAGAAAATCAATCAAATGATGTCTCAAATGAATAAAGCATCAACTAAACCAGAAAAAAAAATTAAAAAATAA
- a CDS encoding S-layer homology domain-containing protein, protein MIKKFFATAATFALVLTSTNLLPSAATNAEKPTNVNPVDYAKDINLNPMLEALVKSSTGVAIKTVDFKQGVKYDFAASNNMTGFTNDSADNPISVEIQNGTQLTTQEIDAIAADDGKTAITKSSNGFPSQRFVVDVSKDITAGNEIELYWKGKTLSSGLANLSAWDYKASTWIALSQVEGNQNNDEIVLSSEIDLERFVKDGKIQAMVHDSGTLTDSKDKDFTMLWFSDTQYYAEDYPEVWTSMTDWMIEEFKKGRYEYAMHTGDLVNQYDKPEQWEVAKENLDRMDAANIPYGVLAGNRDVMPDRTQKVYDYTLFGKYAGLDRFKDKPWFGEAMNEQNQNHYDLFSFGDHDFIMLYLGFGKDGTSESVEWANKVLEQYADHNAILGMHENINSLAQYVTESARIVNREIVNPNKNVKMVLSGHHHGSNYRVKQVKNEDGTDREVLEVLGNYQGNLADDRGQGYLRLLTFDPTDETLDFVSYSPYLNDFDFDQFDQAKESFTANFDLADVEAKPNPRQIETDYMAVNIYTDQLIGQDTNLKPGEIASTQWKDLTEKTTYQWYMNITNASDESEKSPIYQFTTGLKEPEPEPEPVPTEPTFPDVTPEKPDWAYEAIERMAARGIIEGYPDKTFKWRNSIERQHVSLMFTRALPELKSKAPYQYFSDVPKNHKYFEPIMATQQAGIVEGYQNKFRPAGMLTRQEMAKVLVIAFDIEEKGTHTFPDVDPNGWSDPYIDALYAAGITIGSPNGKFNPKADVTRAEFAVFMDRSLKYTEKE, encoded by the coding sequence ATGATAAAAAAATTCTTTGCTACTGCAGCCACATTCGCTTTAGTTTTAACTAGTACAAATTTATTACCATCTGCCGCAACAAATGCAGAAAAACCCACAAATGTTAATCCAGTAGATTACGCAAAAGACATCAATTTAAATCCTATGCTAGAAGCACTTGTAAAAAGTTCTACCGGAGTTGCTATTAAAACAGTCGACTTTAAACAAGGCGTTAAATACGATTTTGCAGCCAGCAACAATATGACTGGTTTTACAAATGACTCTGCGGACAATCCCATTTCTGTTGAGATTCAAAACGGAACTCAGTTAACAACCCAAGAAATCGACGCCATTGCAGCCGATGATGGGAAAACCGCGATTACTAAAAGCAGTAACGGCTTTCCTTCTCAACGCTTTGTAGTTGATGTTTCTAAAGATATAACCGCCGGTAATGAAATTGAACTTTACTGGAAAGGTAAAACGTTATCTAGTGGACTTGCCAATTTATCTGCTTGGGATTACAAAGCTAGTACTTGGATTGCGTTGAGTCAAGTCGAAGGAAATCAAAACAATGATGAAATTGTTTTATCTTCCGAAATTGATCTTGAAAGATTTGTTAAAGACGGTAAAATTCAAGCAATGGTTCACGATTCTGGAACACTTACCGACTCTAAAGACAAAGACTTTACAATGCTCTGGTTTTCAGATACACAGTATTATGCAGAAGACTATCCAGAAGTTTGGACTTCAATGACAGATTGGATGATTGAAGAATTTAAAAAAGGAAGATATGAATACGCAATGCATACAGGAGATTTAGTCAATCAATACGACAAGCCAGAGCAGTGGGAAGTCGCAAAAGAAAACTTAGATCGTATGGACGCAGCCAATATTCCTTACGGCGTCTTAGCAGGAAATCGTGATGTCATGCCTGATCGAACACAAAAGGTTTATGATTATACGCTTTTCGGTAAATATGCTGGTTTAGATCGCTTTAAAGACAAACCTTGGTTTGGTGAAGCAATGAATGAACAAAACCAAAATCATTATGATTTGTTCTCATTTGGAGACCATGATTTCATTATGCTTTATCTTGGTTTTGGAAAAGATGGTACTAGTGAATCCGTTGAATGGGCTAATAAAGTGCTAGAACAGTACGCCGATCATAACGCAATTCTTGGTATGCATGAAAACATTAACTCTTTGGCTCAATATGTGACAGAGAGCGCCCGAATTGTGAACAGAGAAATTGTAAATCCTAATAAAAATGTCAAAATGGTTCTTAGTGGACATCACCATGGTTCAAATTATCGAGTTAAACAAGTTAAAAATGAAGATGGTACCGATCGTGAAGTATTGGAAGTCTTGGGGAATTATCAAGGGAATCTTGCTGATGACCGCGGACAAGGATATTTACGTTTGCTGACATTTGATCCTACTGACGAAACACTTGATTTTGTTTCGTACTCACCTTATCTTAATGATTTCGATTTTGATCAATTTGATCAAGCTAAAGAAAGCTTTACAGCAAACTTTGACTTAGCAGATGTTGAAGCAAAACCAAATCCAAGACAAATTGAAACAGACTATATGGCTGTTAATATTTATACTGACCAATTAATCGGTCAAGATACTAACTTGAAACCTGGTGAAATTGCTTCTACTCAGTGGAAGGACCTAACCGAAAAAACAACTTACCAGTGGTATATGAATATTACCAATGCTTCTGACGAAAGTGAAAAATCACCAATTTATCAGTTTACGACTGGACTTAAAGAACCTGAACCAGAGCCGGAACCTGTGCCAACAGAGCCAACATTCCCAGACGTAACACCAGAAAAACCAGACTGGGCTTACGAAGCAATTGAAAGAATGGCTGCAAGAGGTATAATTGAAGGCTATCCGGATAAAACTTTCAAGTGGAGAAATAGCATTGAAAGACAACATGTTTCGCTAATGTTTACTCGCGCATTGCCAGAACTGAAAAGCAAAGCACCTTATCAATACTTTAGCGATGTTCCAAAAAACCATAAATACTTCGAACCTATTATGGCTACTCAACAAGCCGGAATTGTGGAAGGGTATCAAAACAAATTCCGTCCTGCTGGTATGCTGACACGTCAAGAAATGGCAAAAGTACTCGTAATCGCGTTTGATATCGAGGAAAAAGGGACACATACATTCCCAGACGTTGATCCAAATGGTTGGTCAGATCCGTATATCGATGCATTATATGCTGCAGGAATTACAATCGGATCTCCTAATGGTAAGTTTAATCCAAAAGCAGATGTTACTAGAGCTGAGTTTGCTGTCTTCATGGATAGATCACTCAAATACACTGAAAAAGAATAA
- a CDS encoding tetratricopeptide repeat protein yields MIKTIGRNDLCLCNSGKKYKKCCEANHSSKQLVEEQNKVLQGLLQEFFENHPRPSEQKELVKWKDQVENILVPLYGEDKANGIIGDIFFFSEHVAIWNSFIERKILEESQTQLKQILNSWINPLFMAGRVLSISNYRAKVCDVLSGTVMEIEVNESFSVEVGNIATGFYLPDVRVGNHFLMVLNSLTIAVDVNDDSISKLKEMYDSSELLTVPDFYKHNILAVYQILSSGLLGAEQVSSTVLEKVEELENFLIEHDLKSDEFIEVFFHHIEPLAKIPQEAIAGAIQFAIDHQFIQLEWNLEKTAHYFSVTTENATRFKDELDAFYHTAMHNKENDEEKEAVYAFEVGTDPKGNELQNWHLYMHLKNATISSENELKRQMEYYHSKSYEPKTKAENAQLLAYAAYTSTNRTENLEKIQQLDPTNSDALLLEAEVETDLKQKELLLQKAIASSKERFEPEMDVAWLYVPNRSYLRSLFLLGNFYWEQGRFEEAFPLYYELLRLNPGDHQGARYLAVSTLIALDRLPEAESLIDHYEEELSDNAFYAWFKWSIERKKKILSQATQALYVRAVDQNPYVKKYIKKQYVAVPYPKSLVITPRSPEEASLIWTFLAPTLNA; encoded by the coding sequence ATGATTAAGACCATTGGTAGAAACGACTTATGTCTCTGTAATAGCGGCAAAAAATATAAAAAATGTTGTGAAGCGAATCATTCTTCGAAACAATTGGTTGAAGAACAAAATAAAGTGCTACAAGGCTTGTTGCAAGAGTTTTTCGAAAATCATCCACGCCCTTCTGAACAAAAAGAGTTAGTCAAATGGAAAGACCAAGTGGAAAATATTCTTGTGCCATTATATGGAGAAGACAAAGCAAATGGAATAATCGGAGACATCTTTTTCTTTTCAGAACATGTAGCTATTTGGAATTCTTTTATCGAACGAAAAATCCTTGAAGAAAGTCAAACACAACTAAAGCAAATTCTGAACTCTTGGATAAACCCATTGTTTATGGCAGGCAGAGTTCTTTCTATTTCCAATTACCGCGCGAAAGTTTGCGATGTACTGTCTGGAACAGTCATGGAAATTGAAGTGAACGAATCGTTCTCTGTAGAAGTTGGAAATATTGCTACGGGTTTTTACTTACCGGATGTTCGAGTGGGAAATCATTTTTTAATGGTATTAAACAGTCTAACCATTGCAGTGGATGTTAACGATGACAGTATTTCAAAACTCAAAGAAATGTATGATAGTTCTGAACTCCTTACAGTGCCTGATTTTTATAAACATAATATACTCGCTGTTTATCAAATCTTAAGCAGCGGTCTTCTTGGCGCTGAGCAAGTATCTTCAACAGTTCTTGAAAAGGTTGAAGAACTAGAGAACTTCCTAATCGAGCACGATTTAAAAAGTGATGAGTTCATCGAAGTGTTTTTCCATCATATAGAGCCTCTTGCAAAAATTCCTCAGGAAGCGATTGCAGGAGCGATTCAATTCGCTATTGATCACCAATTTATTCAATTGGAGTGGAACCTTGAAAAAACAGCTCACTACTTTTCGGTCACAACTGAAAACGCAACACGTTTCAAAGATGAACTTGACGCTTTTTATCATACAGCTATGCACAATAAAGAAAATGACGAAGAAAAAGAAGCAGTTTATGCATTTGAAGTGGGAACAGATCCAAAAGGCAATGAACTGCAGAACTGGCACTTGTATATGCATTTAAAAAATGCCACTATTTCGAGTGAAAATGAATTAAAACGGCAAATGGAGTATTATCACAGTAAATCTTATGAACCAAAAACAAAAGCTGAAAATGCTCAATTGCTTGCCTACGCTGCCTACACAAGCACTAATCGTACTGAGAATTTAGAAAAAATTCAGCAACTAGATCCAACAAATTCGGATGCTTTGCTACTAGAAGCTGAAGTAGAAACAGACTTGAAACAGAAAGAACTTCTACTTCAAAAAGCGATCGCTAGCAGCAAAGAACGCTTTGAGCCTGAAATGGATGTGGCTTGGCTTTATGTGCCAAACCGGTCGTATTTGCGGTCGTTGTTCTTGCTTGGAAATTTTTATTGGGAACAAGGTCGTTTTGAAGAAGCTTTCCCTCTTTACTATGAGCTGTTACGTTTAAATCCTGGCGATCATCAAGGTGCACGTTATTTAGCGGTCTCCACATTGATCGCACTTGATCGACTTCCAGAAGCTGAAAGTTTGATTGATCATTACGAAGAAGAGCTTAGTGATAATGCTTTCTATGCCTGGTTTAAGTGGTCAATTGAACGAAAAAAGAAAATACTTTCTCAAGCAACTCAAGCTCTGTATGTGAGAGCAGTAGATCAAAATCCATATGTGAAAAAATATATTAAAAAACAGTATGTGGCAGTCCCTTATCCGAAGTCTTTAGTTATAACACCACGTTCTCCTGAAGAAGCAAGTCTAATATGGACATTTTTAGCACCTACACTAAATGCTTGA
- a CDS encoding alpha/beta hydrolase → MKKRLIWTSAIASSVLTASATVIGIIASNRLMYVKKKDDQLILERETSAKRYDEVWYTNVPKHEQWIESENGYPIKAIFLEPHTTNRYVIICHGVTESKVNSFRFARMFERLGFNSVVYDHRRHGDSGGKTTSFGHFEKFDLKAVVKALKLHVGTDLFYGIHGESMGAATTLLYAGMEDTADFYISDCAYSDIYEQVLHVMRTTTPLRTTLALRLASLFMKMRDGYSMSTVSPRETVQNIQSPVLFIHSLRDEFVLPKMSEELYELKKGPKKLKMFKEGAHAQSFNMNPEEYEKTVAEFLMTYSLLTSH, encoded by the coding sequence ATGAAAAAAAGATTGATTTGGACTTCAGCTATTGCTTCTAGCGTTCTTACTGCATCGGCTACTGTTATTGGCATAATAGCTAGTAATCGATTGATGTATGTTAAGAAGAAAGACGATCAGCTTATTTTAGAACGAGAAACTAGCGCAAAACGTTATGACGAAGTATGGTACACAAACGTTCCAAAACATGAACAGTGGATCGAATCTGAAAATGGTTATCCGATTAAAGCTATATTTCTAGAACCTCATACTACTAATCGCTATGTAATTATTTGTCATGGTGTCACAGAATCAAAAGTAAATTCGTTTAGATTCGCCCGTATGTTTGAGCGTTTAGGATTTAACTCAGTCGTTTATGACCACCGGCGACATGGTGATTCAGGCGGCAAAACGACTAGCTTTGGTCATTTCGAAAAATTTGATTTAAAAGCTGTTGTCAAAGCACTCAAACTCCATGTTGGAACTGACTTGTTTTATGGCATTCATGGCGAATCCATGGGTGCTGCTACAACGCTTCTATATGCTGGCATGGAAGACACGGCAGATTTCTATATTTCCGATTGTGCGTACTCTGATATTTACGAACAAGTTCTGCACGTTATGAGAACGACCACACCACTCCGGACTACATTAGCCCTTCGTCTCGCAAGTCTATTTATGAAAATGCGTGATGGGTATTCGATGTCGACGGTCTCGCCTAGAGAAACGGTCCAAAATATCCAAAGTCCAGTTCTTTTTATCCACAGCCTTAGAGATGAATTTGTCTTACCCAAAATGAGCGAAGAACTGTACGAATTAAAAAAAGGACCAAAAAAATTAAAAATGTTTAAAGAAGGAGCTCATGCTCAATCGTTTAATATGAATCCAGAAGAGTACGAAAAAACTGTTGCTGAGTTTTTAATGACGTACAGTTTACTAACCTCTCACTAA
- a CDS encoding acetyl-CoA C-acetyltransferase: MSQEIVIVSAVRTAVGSFQGALKDIPATTLGSIVIKEALKRAGVQPEQVSEVIMGNVLQAGLGQNPARQSSIHAGLPETIPAMTINKVCGSGLKSIQLAFQAIYAGDAEIVVAGGMENMSRAPYLMENARSGFRMGDQKLVDSMLVDGLTCAFNNYHMGVTAENLCDRYDITREEQDKFAARSQARATAAIESGRFDEEIVPVEIPQRKGEPVIFQTDEYVKSSSNEEKLGKLRPAFKKDGSVTAGNSSGINDGAAAVVVMSRAKADELGLTPLATIVASGTAGVDPAVMGIGPVQAVKNALSKAHMSLADIELIEANEAFAAQSISVDRELKFNHDILNVNGGAIAIGHPIGASGTRIFVTLLHEMIKRDAKTGLATLCIGGGQGIATVIKRP; the protein is encoded by the coding sequence ATGTCACAAGAAATTGTTATTGTAAGCGCTGTCCGAACGGCGGTAGGTTCCTTTCAAGGAGCTCTTAAAGATATTCCAGCAACCACTTTAGGGTCAATCGTTATAAAAGAGGCGCTTAAACGCGCAGGAGTCCAGCCAGAACAAGTATCTGAGGTTATTATGGGCAATGTGCTACAAGCAGGGCTAGGGCAAAATCCAGCGCGTCAATCATCTATTCATGCAGGTTTACCAGAAACAATTCCAGCTATGACCATCAATAAAGTATGTGGTTCTGGATTAAAATCTATTCAGCTTGCTTTTCAAGCAATTTACGCAGGGGATGCAGAAATTGTAGTAGCTGGCGGAATGGAAAATATGAGCCGTGCTCCTTATTTAATGGAAAATGCTCGGAGTGGTTTCCGTATGGGTGATCAAAAACTAGTGGATAGCATGTTGGTTGACGGATTAACGTGTGCATTTAATAATTACCATATGGGCGTTACAGCCGAAAATTTATGTGATCGTTACGATATAACGCGCGAAGAACAAGACAAATTCGCGGCGCGTTCACAAGCGCGTGCAACAGCTGCGATAGAATCGGGTCGATTTGATGAAGAAATCGTGCCGGTAGAAATTCCGCAACGCAAAGGAGAACCTGTTATTTTCCAAACAGACGAATACGTGAAAAGCAGTTCTAATGAAGAAAAGTTAGGGAAATTGCGTCCAGCGTTCAAAAAAGACGGAAGTGTAACAGCAGGTAACTCATCAGGTATTAATGATGGAGCAGCAGCAGTTGTAGTGATGTCAAGAGCCAAAGCAGATGAATTAGGATTAACACCACTCGCAACAATAGTAGCAAGTGGTACTGCTGGAGTGGATCCCGCTGTAATGGGTATTGGTCCAGTACAAGCTGTGAAAAATGCTTTATCTAAAGCGCATATGTCACTTGCTGATATCGAATTGATTGAAGCAAATGAAGCATTTGCAGCTCAGTCTATTTCAGTTGATCGTGAATTAAAATTCAACCATGACATTTTAAATGTGAATGGGGGAGCGATTGCAATTGGTCATCCGATAGGTGCAAGCGGTACTCGTATATTTGTTACATTGTTGCATGAAATGATCAAGCGTGATGCCAAGACAGGTCTTGCGACTTTGTGCATCGGTGGCGGTCAAGGAATTGCAACTGTGATCAAGCGTCCATAA
- a CDS encoding hydroxymethylglutaryl-CoA lyase, producing the protein MFSLPKNATIIEVGPRDGLQNEGKLVKTKDKLQFIDALQQAGIHEMELTSFVSPKWVPQMADAKEIVAGTKKMGRQFVLTPNKLGIDTALESDAQSLAVFVGVSDTFNKKNINKTTQESMDALKPLVLELKKQGIFVRACISTAFYCPFEGAIAPEATIALCREFVDWGVDELSVADTIGMANPKESYDLFNQLVQEFPEILIAAHFHDTRRMALANIVSALQAGVTRFDASAGGLGGCPFAPGATGNVATEDVVNMLHRMNVQTGIDLDLLCVAIKTIEPHVTNPVTTGMYTLYKNRS; encoded by the coding sequence ATGTTTAGTTTACCAAAAAATGCAACGATTATCGAGGTAGGGCCACGGGATGGTCTCCAAAATGAAGGAAAGCTTGTTAAAACAAAAGACAAACTTCAATTTATTGATGCTTTGCAGCAGGCTGGAATTCACGAAATGGAGTTAACTTCTTTTGTCTCTCCCAAATGGGTACCACAAATGGCTGATGCTAAAGAAATTGTGGCCGGAACCAAAAAAATGGGTCGACAATTTGTGTTAACACCAAATAAACTTGGCATTGATACGGCTCTTGAGTCAGACGCACAATCTCTCGCTGTCTTTGTGGGTGTTTCTGATACGTTTAATAAAAAAAACATTAACAAAACAACGCAAGAAAGCATGGATGCATTAAAACCGCTTGTTCTTGAGTTGAAAAAACAAGGTATCTTTGTTCGTGCCTGTATTTCTACTGCGTTTTATTGTCCGTTTGAAGGGGCTATTGCTCCAGAAGCAACCATAGCTCTTTGTCGAGAATTTGTCGATTGGGGAGTTGATGAATTGAGTGTAGCAGATACTATTGGTATGGCAAATCCAAAAGAAAGCTATGACTTATTCAATCAACTTGTTCAGGAATTCCCTGAAATTTTGATAGCCGCTCATTTTCATGATACGCGTAGAATGGCATTAGCCAATATCGTTTCAGCTTTACAAGCTGGCGTTACGAGGTTTGATGCTTCAGCTGGCGGTTTAGGTGGCTGTCCTTTTGCTCCTGGCGCCACGGGTAACGTAGCAACAGAAGATGTGGTTAATATGCTTCACCGCATGAATGTCCAAACAGGAATTGATTTAGATCTTTTATGCGTGGCAATCAAAACAATCGAGCCGCATGTGACAAATCCTGTGACAACAGGTATGTATACTTTATATAAAAACCGGTCTTGA
- a CDS encoding DUF3886 domain-containing protein produces the protein MARRKEEANGIFSEDILSKLKETKKDLLQEEQKLEEEKEAQRIFERKEREKNLSFAELLERHGDKGNKF, from the coding sequence GTGGCTAGAAGAAAAGAAGAAGCTAATGGTATATTTTCTGAAGACATATTATCGAAGTTAAAAGAAACAAAAAAAGATTTACTTCAAGAAGAGCAAAAACTAGAAGAAGAAAAAGAAGCACAACGCATATTTGAACGCAAAGAACGCGAGAAAAACTTATCTTTCGCTGAACTGTTAGAACGTCATGGAGACAAAGGCAATAAGTTTTAA